In a single window of the Micromonospora inositola genome:
- a CDS encoding carotenoid biosynthesis protein, which produces MRRRLPWALLVVLVLAQICYPLTGGATRAGLTVATVVLGWLLSVGHALLSRGARTAGALIAVATGGGFAIEAVGVATSVPFGSYDYSGELGPKLAGVPLIIPLAWTWMAWPAWLAAVRLTPSRPGRIALAAIGLATWDLFLDPQMVAEGYWVWRDATPALPGLPGIPVSNYLGWLLFAVLLTAALRPLAGATADRADGRDAPMFALYLWTYFSSVLAHAVFLRLPASAVWGAVGMAVTAVPLAVTLRRARRDGADRRQPHPAPRPGVDAAA; this is translated from the coding sequence ATCCGGCGGCGACTGCCCTGGGCGCTGCTGGTCGTCCTGGTCCTCGCCCAGATCTGCTACCCGCTCACCGGCGGCGCGACCCGGGCCGGGCTGACCGTGGCCACCGTCGTGCTCGGCTGGCTGCTCTCCGTCGGCCACGCGCTGCTGTCCCGGGGCGCGCGGACGGCGGGGGCGCTGATCGCGGTGGCCACCGGCGGCGGGTTCGCGATCGAGGCGGTCGGAGTGGCCACCAGCGTCCCGTTCGGCAGCTACGACTACTCCGGGGAGCTGGGGCCGAAGCTGGCCGGGGTGCCGCTGATCATCCCGCTCGCCTGGACCTGGATGGCCTGGCCGGCCTGGCTGGCCGCGGTCCGGCTCACCCCGTCCCGACCCGGGCGGATCGCGCTGGCCGCGATCGGGCTGGCCACCTGGGACCTCTTCCTCGACCCGCAGATGGTGGCCGAGGGGTACTGGGTGTGGCGGGACGCCACCCCGGCGCTGCCCGGGCTGCCCGGCATCCCGGTCAGCAACTACCTCGGCTGGCTGCTCTTCGCGGTGCTGCTGACGGCCGCGCTGCGCCCCCTCGCCGGGGCCACCGCCGACCGCGCCGACGGGCGGGACGCGCCGATGTTCGCGCTCTACCTGTGGACGTACTTCTCCAGCGTGCTGGCCCACGCCGTCTTCCTCCGGCTGCCCGCCTCGGCGGTCTGGGGCGCGGTCGGCATGGCGGTGACCGCCGTGCCCCTGGCGGTGACGCTCCGGCGCGCTCGGCGCGACGGCGCCGACCGCCGGCAGCCGCACCCGGCGCCACGCCCCGGCGTCGACGCGGCGGCATGA
- a CDS encoding monooxygenase — translation MSTPELVTLHVWRIPRTAAPRALARMAVHPLRLRRTPGVRFGKLLGTGTGTGFGPGDADLTRWAALVVWDSPAAAARFDDSPVGRSWARIARGSARMELRPLTSRGEWSGVRPFGDPPGDRVDGPVLALTRARLRARRAVTFWRAIPPVAAALHAAPGLLARFGVGEAPLGWQGTVSVWRDPADLVAFAYRHPEHRAAITRTPTEGWYAEELFARFEVRDVIGDRTVLGWATEGDPETARGHA, via the coding sequence GTGAGCACTCCCGAACTGGTCACGCTGCACGTGTGGCGGATCCCCCGCACCGCGGCGCCCCGGGCGCTGGCCCGGATGGCGGTGCACCCGCTCCGGCTGCGCCGCACCCCCGGCGTACGGTTCGGCAAGCTGCTCGGCACCGGGACCGGCACCGGTTTCGGTCCCGGCGACGCCGACCTGACCCGGTGGGCCGCGCTGGTGGTCTGGGACTCCCCCGCCGCGGCGGCCCGCTTCGACGACTCGCCGGTGGGCCGCTCGTGGGCCCGGATCGCCCGCGGGTCGGCCCGGATGGAGCTGCGCCCGCTGACCAGCCGCGGCGAATGGTCCGGCGTCCGCCCCTTCGGCGACCCGCCCGGCGACCGGGTCGACGGGCCGGTGCTGGCGCTGACCCGGGCCCGGCTGCGGGCCCGCCGGGCGGTCACCTTCTGGCGGGCGATCCCGCCGGTCGCCGCCGCCCTGCACGCCGCGCCCGGGCTGCTCGCCCGGTTCGGCGTCGGCGAGGCCCCGCTGGGCTGGCAGGGCACGGTGAGCGTGTGGCGAGATCCGGCGGACCTGGTGGCGTTCGCGTACCGTCACCCGGAGCACCGCGCCGCGATCACGCGCACCCCCACCGAGGGGTGGTACGCGGAGGAACTCTTCGCGCGGTTCGAGGTGCGCGACGTGATCGGCGACCGGACGGTGCTCGGGTGGGCCACCGAGGGCGACCCGGAAACGGCGAGAGGACACGCATGA
- a CDS encoding CDP-alcohol phosphatidyltransferase family protein: MVGTQLNWDQYATAWARLHGGFDPRVAAPVVRAWLRFAYHVGYVLGRLRVGPTPVTVVGVLLCFCVPLLVGRSGDGPFLGALFVLLAAVADSVDGAVAVATNRTTRLGYVYDSVADRLGEAAWLTAFWLIGAPGALVAAAGGLSWLHEYVRARAVSAGMREIGAVTVGERPTRVCVALVGLLVSGLTGLIDVDLIAGTITMATTVWVLLAGFGLGQLLSAVRRALIDAG; this comes from the coding sequence GTGGTGGGTACACAGCTGAACTGGGACCAGTACGCGACGGCGTGGGCGCGGCTGCACGGCGGGTTCGACCCCCGGGTGGCGGCGCCGGTGGTCCGCGCCTGGCTGCGCTTCGCCTACCACGTCGGGTACGTGCTGGGCCGGCTGCGGGTCGGCCCGACCCCGGTCACCGTGGTCGGGGTGCTGCTCTGCTTCTGCGTCCCGCTCCTCGTCGGCCGGTCGGGGGACGGGCCGTTCCTGGGGGCGCTGTTCGTGCTGCTCGCCGCGGTGGCGGACAGCGTCGACGGTGCGGTCGCGGTGGCGACCAACCGGACCACCCGGCTCGGCTACGTCTACGACTCGGTCGCCGACCGGCTGGGCGAGGCCGCCTGGCTGACCGCGTTCTGGCTGATCGGCGCGCCGGGCGCGCTGGTCGCCGCCGCCGGTGGCCTCTCCTGGCTGCACGAGTACGTCCGGGCCCGGGCGGTCTCCGCCGGCATGCGGGAAATCGGTGCGGTGACCGTGGGGGAGCGCCCCACCCGGGTCTGCGTGGCGCTGGTCGGGCTGCTGGTCTCCGGGTTGACCGGGCTGATCGACGTGGATCTCATCGCCGGCACGATCACGATGGCCACCACGGTGTGGGTGCTGCTGGCCGGCTTCGGCCTGGGGCAGCTCCTCTCCGCCGTCCGCCGCGCCCTGATCGACGCCGGCTGA
- the pknB gene encoding Stk1 family PASTA domain-containing Ser/Thr kinase produces the protein MDTQVADTLLGSLIDGRYRIRGRVARGGMATVYTATDERLERTVAVKIIHPTQAPEARARMAGFVARFTDEAKTIARLTHPNVVAVYDQGTHGGLPYLVMEYVRGRTLRDVLAERRRLNPDEALAIAEQMLAAIAAAHRAGLVHRDVKPENVLVAEAPTGGPANLVDSVVKVADFGLARAVEASAEEENGNQLMATVAYVAPELVTEGRADTRTDVYSAGIVLFEMLTGRVPYDGDRPVDVAWQHVDRDVPAPSTLVPGLPRVLDDLVARATRRDPGARPADAGALLAEVQVARDDLGNANSHTAVLRRLGDDTTPMSQPTMAVAAVRPAERPAWARLPEGGGQRSHRRRAAPEDADVGARLAGLRTRVMGSPRGRLAIAAAAVVLGLVAAVGGWWFGVGRYTVAPQLVSLSKADAEARAARAGFTLAYAEPRYDEKAPKDSVLGQDPVSATRIVKGGTIRLTLSLGPERLPVPDVVGKDFELAQAELTDAKLVVAKGAARYDDNLPTGVVVTTDPKVGTVVKPGSKVTVVLSKGKAPVSVPNLVGKNINEARTTLAQLGLTPVETYKDSDKPKDEVLGQSPADGAGVEKGAQVKLEISKGPPAVVVPRVIDLPCQQAKQVLESQGFPTNIQLNPNGVARFQNPGENSQVPPGTPVTITCL, from the coding sequence ATGGACACACAGGTCGCCGACACGTTGCTGGGCTCGCTGATCGACGGGCGCTACCGCATTCGCGGTCGCGTGGCCCGCGGCGGCATGGCGACCGTGTACACCGCCACGGACGAGCGCCTCGAGCGCACCGTGGCGGTCAAGATCATTCATCCGACCCAGGCCCCCGAGGCCCGGGCCCGGATGGCGGGCTTCGTGGCGCGGTTCACCGACGAGGCGAAGACCATCGCCCGGCTGACCCACCCGAACGTGGTCGCGGTCTACGACCAGGGCACCCACGGCGGACTCCCCTACCTGGTCATGGAGTACGTCCGCGGCCGCACCCTGCGCGACGTCCTCGCCGAGCGGCGCCGGCTCAACCCGGACGAGGCGCTGGCCATCGCCGAGCAGATGCTCGCCGCGATCGCCGCCGCCCACCGGGCCGGCCTGGTGCACCGGGACGTCAAGCCGGAGAACGTGCTGGTCGCCGAGGCGCCCACCGGCGGCCCGGCCAACCTGGTGGACAGCGTCGTCAAGGTGGCCGACTTCGGGCTGGCCCGGGCGGTCGAGGCGAGCGCCGAGGAGGAGAACGGCAACCAGCTGATGGCCACCGTGGCGTACGTCGCCCCGGAGCTGGTCACCGAGGGGCGCGCGGACACCCGCACCGACGTCTACTCGGCCGGGATCGTGCTGTTCGAGATGCTCACCGGCCGGGTCCCGTACGACGGCGACCGGCCGGTGGACGTGGCCTGGCAGCACGTCGACCGGGACGTGCCGGCCCCGTCGACGCTGGTGCCCGGCCTGCCCCGGGTGCTCGACGACCTGGTCGCCCGCGCCACCCGGCGGGATCCGGGGGCCCGGCCGGCCGACGCCGGCGCGCTGCTGGCCGAGGTCCAGGTGGCCCGGGACGACCTGGGCAACGCGAACTCGCACACCGCCGTGCTGCGGCGGCTCGGCGACGACACGACGCCGATGTCCCAGCCGACCATGGCGGTGGCCGCCGTCCGCCCCGCGGAGCGGCCCGCCTGGGCCCGGCTGCCCGAGGGTGGCGGGCAGCGCTCGCACCGCCGCCGGGCCGCGCCGGAGGACGCCGACGTGGGTGCCCGGCTGGCCGGGCTGCGTACCCGCGTCATGGGCTCGCCCCGCGGCCGGCTGGCGATCGCCGCGGCGGCCGTGGTGCTCGGCCTGGTGGCCGCCGTCGGCGGCTGGTGGTTCGGGGTGGGGCGGTACACGGTCGCCCCGCAGTTGGTGAGCCTGAGCAAGGCGGACGCGGAGGCGCGGGCCGCCCGGGCCGGCTTCACCCTCGCCTACGCGGAGCCGCGGTACGACGAGAAGGCGCCCAAGGACAGCGTGCTCGGCCAGGACCCGGTCTCCGCGACCCGGATCGTCAAGGGCGGCACGATCAGGCTCACCCTGTCGTTGGGGCCGGAACGGCTGCCGGTGCCCGACGTGGTGGGCAAGGACTTCGAGCTGGCCCAGGCGGAGCTGACCGACGCCAAGCTGGTGGTGGCCAAGGGCGCCGCCCGGTACGACGACAACCTGCCCACCGGGGTGGTGGTGACCACCGACCCGAAGGTGGGCACGGTGGTCAAGCCCGGCAGCAAGGTCACCGTCGTGCTGAGCAAGGGCAAGGCGCCGGTCTCGGTGCCGAACCTGGTCGGCAAGAACATCAACGAGGCCCGAACGACGCTGGCGCAGCTCGGGTTGACCCCGGTGGAGACGTACAAGGACTCGGACAAGCCGAAGGACGAGGTCCTCGGCCAGAGCCCGGCGGACGGCGCCGGTGTGGAGAAGGGCGCCCAGGTCAAGCTGGAGATCAGCAAGGGCCCGCCGGCGGTCGTCGTCCCCCGGGTGATCGACCTGCCCTGTCAGCAGGCGAAGCAGGTGCTGGAGAGCCAGGGCTTCCCGACCAACATCCAGCTCAACCCGAACGGCGTGGCCCGCTTCCAGAACCCGGGCGAGAATTCGCAGGTGCCTCCGGGCACCCCGGTCACGATCACCTGCCTGTGA
- a CDS encoding GNAT family N-acetyltransferase produces the protein MRLVRWTPDDLVRRLDDVVAVYGEAMGYRADLLEARRGYIATHVRRPGFRAVASLTTEGHLAGFGYGYLGAAGQWWHDQVHRALDADARRRWLTHCFEVVELHVRPPAQGHGLGAGQLRALLSMAEGTTTLLSTPEADEQKSRAWRLYRRFGFVDILRHFHFPGDERAFGVLGRDLPLPPPGPRAAPGPPAP, from the coding sequence ATGAGGTTGGTGCGCTGGACGCCGGACGATCTGGTCCGGCGGCTGGACGACGTGGTGGCCGTCTACGGCGAGGCCATGGGCTACCGCGCCGACCTGCTGGAGGCCCGGCGCGGCTACATCGCCACCCACGTCCGCCGCCCCGGCTTCCGGGCCGTCGCCAGCCTCACCACCGAGGGCCACCTGGCCGGCTTCGGGTACGGCTACCTCGGCGCCGCCGGCCAGTGGTGGCACGACCAGGTGCACCGGGCGCTGGACGCCGACGCCCGGCGCCGGTGGCTGACCCACTGCTTCGAGGTGGTGGAGCTGCACGTCCGGCCGCCCGCGCAGGGGCACGGCCTGGGCGCCGGCCAGCTGCGCGCCCTGCTCAGCATGGCGGAGGGGACGACCACCCTGCTCTCCACGCCGGAGGCCGACGAACAGAAGTCCCGGGCGTGGCGGCTGTACCGCCGGTTCGGCTTCGTCGACATCCTGCGCCACTTCCATTTTCCCGGCGACGAGCGGGCGTTCGGCGTGCTCGGCCGGGACCTGCCGCTGCCCCCGCCAGGCCCCCGCGCCGCGCCCGGCCCACCCGCGCCGTGA
- a CDS encoding Rv2175c family DNA-binding protein: MTDSVPADQAATGADLPGPTDPAAWLTLPDVAERLDLSISKVHQMIRDRELLAVRRDGVRRIPADLVANRTVLKHLPGVLNLLADAGYDDEAALRWLYEEDSTLPGTPAVALGGDLAREVKRRAQALGF, from the coding sequence GTGACCGATTCCGTACCCGCCGACCAGGCCGCCACCGGCGCGGACCTGCCCGGACCGACCGACCCGGCCGCCTGGCTGACCCTGCCGGACGTCGCCGAACGGCTCGACCTGTCGATCAGCAAGGTCCACCAGATGATCCGGGACCGCGAACTTCTCGCGGTACGCCGCGACGGCGTCCGCCGGATCCCCGCCGACCTGGTGGCCAACCGCACCGTGCTCAAGCACCTGCCCGGCGTGCTCAACCTGCTCGCCGACGCCGGCTACGACGACGAGGCGGCGCTGCGCTGGCTCTACGAGGAGGATTCCACCCTCCCCGGGACCCCCGCCGTCGCCCTCGGCGGTGACCTGGCCCGCGAGGTCAAGCGCCGCGCCCAGGCCCTCGGCTTCTGA
- a CDS encoding phytoene desaturase family protein, whose protein sequence is MARIVVIGAGVGGLATAARLAVTGHEVTVFERADTVGGKLGRYVHDTPAGSFHFDTGPSLLTLPQVFHDLFEATGAKLDEYLDLTPLEPIVRHVFPGDGPTLDSCADPVEFAARIGAALDDRAAADWQRLWRRAARVWEASHRDILRRAVDSPRDLAALAWRLGDLAAIGPGRTLRGLGRKHLSDPRLRMLLDRYATYTGADPRRAPAALVAVPYAELTFGGWYLRGGLGTLADALLSRCLDLGVVVQTGATVTRIDATGGRVHGVRLAGVAAPVPADVVVANVDALTVYRDLLPNPRRLAGLTDRSLAGFVLLLGVRGDSGLAHHNVFFPRDHDAEFDAVFGDPGRGIRARPAVDPTVFVTVADDPMVRPDGHEAWFVLVNAARHGTAPGAVDWRRPGLAEAYADRILDVLAERGVDVRDRLVFREIRTPADLDAATGAPGGTIYGTAGGLLRPANRGPAHGLWLVGGSSHPGGGLPMVTMSAQIVADQIGPAW, encoded by the coding sequence ATGGCGCGGATCGTGGTCATCGGCGCCGGCGTGGGTGGCCTCGCCACCGCCGCCCGGCTGGCCGTCACCGGGCACGAGGTCACCGTCTTCGAGCGGGCCGACACCGTCGGCGGCAAGCTCGGCCGGTACGTCCACGACACCCCGGCGGGGTCGTTCCACTTCGACACCGGGCCGAGCCTGCTCACCCTGCCCCAGGTCTTCCACGACCTGTTCGAGGCGACCGGGGCCAAGCTCGACGAGTACCTCGACCTGACGCCGCTGGAACCGATCGTCCGGCACGTCTTTCCCGGCGACGGGCCCACCCTGGACTCCTGCGCCGACCCGGTCGAGTTCGCCGCCCGGATCGGCGCCGCCCTCGACGACCGGGCCGCCGCCGACTGGCAGCGGCTCTGGCGGCGCGCCGCCCGGGTCTGGGAGGCGTCGCACCGGGACATCCTGCGCCGCGCCGTCGACTCCCCCCGCGACCTGGCCGCGCTGGCCTGGCGGCTGGGCGACCTGGCCGCCATCGGGCCCGGCCGCACCCTGCGCGGGCTGGGCCGCAAGCACCTGTCCGACCCGCGGCTGCGGATGCTGCTCGACCGGTACGCCACCTACACCGGCGCCGACCCGCGCCGGGCCCCGGCCGCGCTGGTCGCCGTCCCCTACGCCGAGCTGACCTTCGGCGGCTGGTACCTGCGCGGCGGGCTGGGCACCCTCGCGGACGCGCTGCTCTCCCGCTGCCTGGACCTCGGCGTGGTCGTGCAGACCGGCGCCACGGTCACCCGGATCGACGCCACGGGTGGCCGGGTCCACGGCGTACGTCTCGCCGGTGTCGCCGCGCCCGTCCCCGCCGACGTGGTGGTGGCCAACGTCGACGCGCTCACCGTCTACCGGGACCTGCTGCCCAACCCCCGCCGGCTGGCCGGGCTGACCGACCGCAGCCTGGCCGGCTTCGTGCTGCTGCTCGGCGTACGCGGCGACTCCGGGCTGGCCCACCACAACGTCTTCTTCCCCCGCGACCACGACGCCGAGTTCGACGCGGTCTTCGGCGACCCGGGGCGCGGGATCCGGGCCCGGCCGGCGGTCGACCCGACCGTCTTCGTCACCGTCGCCGACGACCCGATGGTCCGCCCGGACGGGCACGAGGCGTGGTTCGTGCTGGTCAACGCCGCCCGGCACGGCACCGCCCCGGGCGCGGTCGACTGGCGCCGGCCGGGGCTCGCCGAGGCGTACGCCGACCGGATCCTCGACGTGCTCGCCGAGCGGGGCGTGGACGTGCGGGACCGGCTGGTGTTCCGGGAGATCCGTACCCCGGCCGACCTGGACGCGGCGACCGGCGCCCCGGGCGGAACGATCTACGGCACTGCGGGCGGGCTGCTCCGCCCCGCCAACCGGGGACCGGCCCACGGGCTCTGGCTGGTCGGCGGCTCCAGCCACCCCGGCGGCGGCCTGCCCATGGTCACCATGTCCGCCCAGATCGTCGCCGACCAGATCGGCCCCGCCTGGTAG
- a CDS encoding polyprenyl synthetase family protein — protein MTHAASVSPVDRAGLRQRIDKALTEFLTGQRVWMTGVDDALAPVAEAIEAFVLGGGKRLRPAFAYWGYRGAGGVDSDQVVTTLAALEFVQASALIHDDLMDRSDTRRGEPAVHRRFAARHRSAGWGGDPDGFGDAAAILLGDLCLVWSDELLHSAGLDPRTVARARPVFDEMRTEVTVGQYLDVLTQATGDTSLERAGKVARYKSAKYTVERPLLLGAALADAPAEVRSAYSAYGLPLGEAFQLRDDVLGVFGDPAQTGKPAGDDLREGKRTYLVAAALEALDDAGRELLLGGLGDPGLGGAGVARLRELITDSGALARTEQRIGALTESALAALTTVDLDTEARQALVDLAIAATRRTD, from the coding sequence GTGACCCACGCTGCTTCCGTTTCCCCCGTCGACCGCGCCGGCCTGCGTCAGCGGATCGACAAGGCCCTGACCGAGTTCCTCACCGGCCAGCGCGTCTGGATGACCGGTGTCGACGACGCCCTCGCCCCGGTCGCCGAGGCGATCGAGGCGTTCGTGCTGGGCGGTGGGAAGCGGCTGCGGCCGGCCTTCGCCTACTGGGGTTACCGGGGTGCTGGGGGCGTCGACTCCGACCAGGTGGTGACCACCCTCGCCGCGCTGGAGTTCGTGCAGGCCAGCGCCTTGATCCACGACGACCTGATGGACCGCTCGGACACCCGGCGCGGCGAGCCGGCGGTGCACCGGCGGTTCGCCGCCCGGCACCGCTCCGCCGGCTGGGGCGGCGACCCGGACGGGTTCGGCGACGCGGCCGCGATCCTCCTCGGCGACCTCTGCCTGGTCTGGTCCGACGAACTGCTGCACTCCGCCGGCCTCGACCCGCGCACGGTGGCCCGGGCCCGGCCGGTCTTCGACGAGATGCGCACCGAGGTCACCGTCGGGCAGTACCTCGACGTGCTGACCCAGGCGACCGGGGACACCTCGCTGGAGCGGGCCGGCAAGGTCGCCCGCTACAAGTCGGCGAAGTACACGGTCGAGCGGCCGCTGCTGCTCGGGGCCGCGCTGGCCGACGCGCCGGCGGAGGTGCGGTCGGCGTACTCGGCGTACGGGCTGCCGTTGGGCGAGGCGTTCCAGCTCCGCGACGACGTGCTGGGAGTCTTCGGGGATCCGGCGCAGACCGGCAAGCCGGCCGGCGACGACCTGCGCGAGGGGAAGCGGACCTACCTGGTGGCGGCGGCCCTGGAGGCGCTCGACGACGCCGGCCGGGAGCTGCTGCTCGGCGGCCTCGGCGACCCCGGGCTCGGCGGCGCCGGGGTGGCCCGGCTGCGCGAACTGATCACCGACAGCGGCGCGCTGGCCCGCACCGAACAGCGGATCGGCGCACTGACCGAGAGCGCCCTGGCCGCCCTCACCACGGTCGACCTGGACACCGAGGCCCGGCAGGCCCTCGTCGACCTCGCCATCGCCGCCACCCGCCGCACCGACTGA
- the metF gene encoding methylenetetrahydrofolate reductase [NAD(P)H]: MALGLPSVLPNPQPAIGELIRAGQPTFSFEFFPPKTEQGERLLWQAIRELESLRPSFVSITYGAGGSTRDTTVAVTERIATETTLLPMAHLTAVNHSVAELRHVIGRLAGVGVRNVLAVRGDPPGNPGGEWVPHPQGVHYAEDLVRLVRDAGDFSVGVAAFPYKHPRSPDVASDTAHFVRKCQAGAEFAITQMFFDADDYLRLRDRVSAAGCDTPILAGVMPVTQIGTIERSVQLSGAPFPPALADRFERVADDPEAVRRLGIEQASEMCAKLLDEGVPGIHFITLNRSTATREVWQHLRSNARV, from the coding sequence GTGGCGCTCGGTCTCCCCTCGGTCCTCCCGAATCCCCAGCCGGCGATCGGGGAGCTGATCCGTGCCGGTCAGCCGACCTTCTCCTTCGAGTTCTTCCCGCCCAAGACGGAGCAGGGGGAGCGGCTGCTCTGGCAGGCGATCCGCGAGCTGGAGTCGCTGCGCCCCTCGTTCGTGTCGATCACCTACGGCGCCGGCGGGTCGACCCGGGACACCACGGTCGCGGTGACCGAGCGGATCGCCACCGAGACCACCCTGCTGCCGATGGCGCACCTGACCGCGGTCAACCACTCCGTCGCCGAGTTGCGGCACGTCATCGGCCGGCTGGCCGGGGTCGGGGTGCGCAACGTGCTCGCCGTGCGGGGCGACCCGCCCGGCAACCCGGGCGGGGAGTGGGTGCCCCACCCGCAGGGCGTGCACTACGCCGAGGACCTCGTCCGGCTGGTCCGCGACGCCGGTGACTTCAGCGTCGGGGTGGCCGCCTTCCCGTACAAGCACCCGCGCTCGCCCGACGTGGCCAGCGACACCGCGCACTTCGTCCGCAAGTGCCAGGCGGGGGCCGAGTTCGCCATCACCCAGATGTTCTTCGACGCCGACGACTACCTGCGGCTGCGGGACCGGGTCTCGGCGGCCGGCTGCGACACCCCGATCCTGGCCGGGGTGATGCCGGTTACCCAGATCGGCACCATCGAGCGGTCCGTGCAGCTCTCCGGGGCGCCGTTCCCGCCCGCGCTGGCGGACCGGTTCGAGCGGGTCGCCGACGATCCGGAGGCGGTCCGCCGGCTCGGCATCGAGCAGGCCAGCGAGATGTGCGCGAAGCTGCTCGACGAGGGCGTGCCGGGGATCCACTTCATCACCCTCAATCGGTCCACCGCCACCCGCGAGGTCTGGCAGCACCTCCGGTCCAACGCTCGGGTGTGA
- a CDS encoding glycosyltransferase yields the protein MTAVVALVLTVAALTAHTWVNGARWLRRPDAGPVEVTEPVAVLLPLRDEADRVAPCLRALLAQRGVPDLRIVVLDDGSTDGTADVVRVVAGDDPRLTLLAGVAPPPGWLGKPHACWQLATRTDPAATVLAFVDADVALAPYAVAAAVTELRAARAALLSPYPRILVRTAADRLVQPLLQWLWLTFLPLRAMERSPRPSLAAAGGQFLVVDRAGYLRAGGHAAVADKVLEDIELARAVKRSGGRIALADGSKLAACRMYETWPQLRDGYTKSLWASFGHPLAAAAVVTVLLLLYTAPPLVAVGAVLAGAPAVAALAVLAYLLGVAGRAASARATGGRAWPDALAHPVSVGVLGWLTFRSYHLRKRRRLSWRGRPVS from the coding sequence ATGACCGCCGTCGTCGCGCTCGTCCTCACGGTCGCCGCGCTCACTGCGCACACCTGGGTCAACGGCGCCCGCTGGCTGCGCCGCCCCGACGCCGGTCCGGTCGAGGTGACCGAACCGGTGGCGGTGCTGCTGCCGCTGCGCGACGAGGCCGACCGGGTGGCGCCGTGCCTGCGCGCGCTGCTCGCCCAGCGGGGCGTGCCCGACCTGCGGATCGTGGTGCTCGACGACGGGTCCACCGACGGCACCGCCGACGTGGTCCGCGTGGTGGCCGGTGACGACCCGCGACTCACCCTGCTCGCCGGGGTCGCCCCGCCGCCCGGCTGGCTGGGCAAGCCGCACGCCTGCTGGCAGCTCGCCACCCGGACCGACCCGGCCGCCACCGTCCTGGCCTTCGTCGACGCCGACGTGGCGCTCGCCCCGTACGCCGTCGCGGCCGCGGTCACCGAGTTGCGCGCGGCCCGGGCGGCGCTGCTGTCGCCGTACCCCCGGATCCTGGTGCGGACGGCGGCCGACCGGCTGGTGCAGCCGCTGCTGCAGTGGCTGTGGCTGACCTTCCTGCCGCTGCGCGCGATGGAACGCTCGCCGCGGCCCTCCCTCGCGGCGGCCGGCGGGCAGTTCCTCGTCGTCGACAGGGCCGGCTACCTGCGGGCCGGTGGGCACGCGGCGGTCGCCGACAAGGTCCTCGAGGACATCGAGCTGGCCCGGGCGGTGAAACGCTCCGGCGGCCGGATCGCCCTCGCCGACGGCTCGAAGCTGGCCGCCTGCCGGATGTACGAAACCTGGCCACAGCTGCGCGACGGCTACACCAAGTCGCTCTGGGCCTCCTTCGGCCACCCGCTCGCGGCGGCCGCGGTGGTGACCGTGCTGCTCCTGCTCTACACCGCTCCCCCGCTGGTCGCGGTGGGAGCGGTGTTGGCCGGCGCGCCGGCGGTGGCCGCCCTCGCGGTCCTCGCCTACCTGCTCGGCGTCGCCGGGCGGGCGGCCAGCGCCCGGGCCACCGGCGGGCGGGCCTGGCCCGACGCGCTGGCACACCCCGTGTCGGTCGGGGTCCTCGGTTGGCTGACATTTCGGTCGTACCATCTGCGGAAGCGGCGCCGGCTGTCCTGGCGGGGCCGCCCGGTCAGCTAG
- a CDS encoding YbaK/EbsC family protein, protein MQPHPNVQAVQRALDDAGARDGTGGASQVRLLPEAVHTAAAAAEALGVGVGAIANSLIFDADDAPLLVLISGAHRVDVAGLAASIGVTRLRRATPEFVKEHTGQVIGGVGPVGHPRPLRTLVDTDLAGYDEVWAAGGVPQAVFPTTYAELLRITAGTPAEVA, encoded by the coding sequence ATGCAGCCACACCCGAACGTGCAGGCGGTGCAACGGGCGCTCGACGACGCGGGCGCGCGGGACGGCACCGGCGGCGCCAGCCAGGTCCGCCTGCTGCCCGAGGCGGTGCACACCGCCGCGGCGGCGGCCGAGGCGCTCGGCGTCGGCGTGGGCGCCATCGCCAACTCGCTGATCTTCGACGCGGACGACGCCCCCCTGCTGGTGCTCATCTCCGGCGCGCACCGGGTGGACGTCGCCGGCCTGGCCGCCTCCATCGGGGTCACCCGGCTGCGCCGGGCCACCCCCGAGTTCGTCAAGGAACACACCGGCCAGGTCATCGGCGGCGTCGGCCCGGTCGGCCACCCGCGACCGCTGCGCACCCTCGTCGACACCGACCTTGCCGGCTACGACGAGGTGTGGGCCGCCGGCGGGGTCCCGCAGGCGGTCTTCCCGACCACGTACGCGGAGCTGCTGCGGATCACCGCCGGGACCCCGGCCGAGGTGGCGTGA